The Syngnathus typhle isolate RoL2023-S1 ecotype Sweden linkage group LG1, RoL_Styp_1.0, whole genome shotgun sequence genome includes a window with the following:
- the adgra3 gene encoding adhesion G protein-coupled receptor A3: MSAHWLKFVTMLLCIGRVVSAADASGCKYDEHSKSTGKSLGSDRKVVCSNMELRQMLPPDSFPNRTVTLILNNNKIQELKNGSFLGLSTLEKLDLRNNLISRIEQGTFLGLPALKRLDLSNNSIGCLNVDIFRGLTSLIRLNLSGNLFSSLAQGTFDSLVSLKSLDFQTPYLLCDCNLLWLLRWLRDRNVAAKSTKCSYPQSLQGQLVSAVKPERLTCDAPLELPSFQLTPSQRQVVFQGDSLPFQCQASFVAEDMQVLWYQNGRMVTPDAAQGIYIEKHMVQNCSLIASALTISNIQPGFTGNWECRVRTSRGNTTRTVHIVVLESSAKYCAPERISNNKGDFRWPRTLAGIRAFLPCNRLQSSAGSYSGASGEEQRAWRDCNRNGLWAEDDYSRCQFQKDVTRFLYVINQMPLNESNVVPRARRLLVYTIDAANFSDKMDIIFVAEMIEKFTKFVDKFKDLGEVMVSMASNLMLADERVLWMAQREATACSRIIACLQKIAIHRLASAQAFSLTSPNIALEAHSVKANEWNGMTCMLFQRPSPERTAGQDRQLTFKCNTTGSFSSVLLKSTTVEASLQLPQSLFTQAALLPGQAEDTVYKLHLLGFRNGKFFPSTGNSSQLADSGKRRNVATPVIMAKIDGISARMLRTPVNITLRRFARGSDAVSACWNFSLAGGQGGWQSDGCRILGHHDNFTTISCNSLGNYGLLMDLSSVDYFTPSIEPLHPVIYATSIVLLFCLLSIMASYIYHHKSVRVSRKSWHMLVNLCFHISLTCAVFVGGINQTRYASVCQAVGILLHYSTLATALWVGVTARNIYKQVTRKAKRCEEPDEPPPPPRPMLRFYLIGGGIPTIVCGITAAANIKNYGSQINAPYCWMAWEPSIGAFYGPTGFIVFVDCMYFLSILLQLRRHPERRYEFKELADERQHLAGEAATDSPRRPITPGALPRAASPGALENEHTFGAQLTGAAVALGLYASLWVFGATAVSQDHPFDLAFTCLFGVAALALAAFMVAHHCVNRQDVRRFWSQACCSAGRDYSAQEDALLPQPGVAAASAAGSAKTDADSNKGARSSSADSSCTNKSAPSVRNSAHGSKLTNLHAEAAQCKPPVVAPVVAPPTAPTMTILDNSLTEHSVDNEIKMHVAPVDVQFRPVENNPASNRPHKNRSRAHRASRLTVLREYAYDVPTSVDGSVQSASSRRHHYYDMAARNSRRAAYMAYRERHRSQLQNDSSDSASLPRHSRKTGGVSEAGAALTGSKDSVEPFGSGELETKSYGLNLITQNGSALKENEQVVPLISTGESAPAIKTGLWKHETTV, from the exons ATGAGTGCTCATTGGCTTAAGTTTGTGACTATGCTGCTCTGCATCGGCCGCGTTGTGTCGGCGGCGGACGCGTCCGGTTGTAAATACGACGAGCACTCGAAAAGCACCGGGAAGAGCCTTGGGTCCGACAGGAAAGTGGTCTGCAGCAACATGGAGCTCCGTCAAATGCTGCCGCCCGACTCCTTCCCAAATCGGACTGTCACACT AATtcttaacaacaacaaaattcaaGAACTGAAGAACGGCTCATTTCTCGGCTTGTCAACGTTGGAAAAATT GGACCTGCGGAATAACCTGATCAGCCGAATCGAACAGGGTACCTTCCTTGGATTGCCAGCTCTCAAAAGACT GGATTTGTCCAACAATAGCATCGGCTGCCTCAACGTGGACATCTTCAGGGGCCTCACGAGTCTCATCCGCCT GAATCTTTCTGGGAATCTCTTCTCTTCGTTGGCGCAGGGGACCTTTGACAGCCTCGTGTCCTTGAAGTCGCT GGATTTCCAGACGCCGTACCTGCTGTGCGACTGCAACCTGCTGTGGCTGCTGCGCTGGCTCCGCGACAGGAACGTAGCGGCCAAGAGCACCAAGTGCTCGTACCCGCAGTCGCTGCAGGGCCAGCTCGTCTCAGCCGTCAAGCCGGAGCGCCTCACGTGCG ACGCCCCGCTCGAGCTGCCCTCCTTCCAGCTGACACCGTCCCAGCGACAGGTGGTCTTCCAGGGGGACAGCCTACCTTTCCAGTGCCAAGCGTCCTTCGTGGCCGAGGACATGCAGGTGCTGTGGTACCAGAACGGGCGCATGGTGACGCCTGACGCCGCCCAGGGCATTTACATCGAGAAACACATGGTGCAGAACTGCTCCCTGATTGCCAG CGCGTTGACCATCTCCAACATCCAACCCGGCTTTACCGGGAACTGGGAGTGCCGGGTCAGGACGAGCCGAGGGAACACCACCAGGACGGTCCATATTGTTGTGCTGGAGAGTTCCGCCAAATACTGCGCCCCTGAACGCATCTCCAACAACAAAGGAGACTTCAG GTGGCCGCGCACCTTGGCGGGAATCCGAGCCTTCCTCCCCTGCAACAGATTACAATCGAGCGCCGGAAGCTACTCGGGCGCCTCCGGCGAGGAGCAGCGTGCTTGGCGAGACTGTAATCGCAACGGGCTGTGGGCGGAGGACGACTACTCGCGCTGCCAGTTCCAAAAAGACGTCACGCGATTCCTCTATGTTATCAACCAG ATGCCGCTAAACGAAAGCAACGTGGTGCCCAGGGCTCGCCGCCTACTGGTCTACACCATCGACGCCGCCAACTTCTCGGACAAGATGGACATCATCTTCGTCGCGGAGATGATCGAGAAGTTCACCAAGTTTGTGGATAAGTTTAAAGAC CTCGGTGAGGTGATGGTGAGCATGGCCAGCAATCTGATGCTGGCCGACGAGCGGGTGCTGTGGATGGCGCAGCGCGAGGCCACGGCGTGCTCCCGCATCATCGCCTGCCTCCAGAAGATCGCCATCCACCGCTTGGCCTCGGCGCAAGCCTTCTCTTTG ACGTCCCCCAATATCGCGCTGGAGGCCCATTCGGTCAAGGCTAACGAGTGGAACGGAATGACCTGCATGTTGTTCCAGAGGCCCAGTCCGGAACGGACTGCCGGGCAGGACCGCCAGCTCACCTTTAAATGCAACACCACTGGCTCCTTTTCCAGTGTTCTGCTGAAG AGCACCACGGTGGAGGCGTCCCTGCAGCTTCCTCAGTCGCTCTTTACCCAGGCGGCACTGCTGCCTGGCCAGGCGGAGGATACGGTTTACAAGCTCCACCTCCTGGGCTTCCGCAACGGCAAGTTCTTCCCGTCTACCGGCAACTCCTCCCAGCTGGCTGATAGCGGGAAGAGGAGGAACGTGGCCACGCCGGTTATCATGGCAAAGATAG ATGGCATTTCCGCGCGTATGCTGCGGACGCCCGTCAACATCACCCTGCGGCGCTTCGCCCGCGGCTCCGACGCCGTCTCCGCCTGCTGGAATTTCAGCCTAGCGGGCGGTCAGGGCGGCTGGCAGAGCGACGGCTGCCGCATTTTGGGCCATCACGACAACTTCACCACCATTTCCTGCAACTCGCTCGGCAACTACGGGTTGCTCATG GACCTCAGCTCCGTGGACTATTTCACTCCCAGCATTGAGCCGCTCCATCCCGTCATCTACGCCACCAGCATCGTGCTCCTCTTCTGCCTGCTGAGCATCATGGCCAGTTACATCTACCACCACAA GTCGGTGCGCGTCAGCCGCAAGTCTTGGCACATGCTGGTCAACCTCTGCTTCCACATCTCGCTCACGTGCGCCGTCTTTGTAGGCGGCATCAATCAGACGCGCTACGCCAGCGTCTGCCAAGCG GTGGGAATTTTACTTCACTACTCCACGTTGGCGACCGCCCTCTGGGTCGGCGTCACAGCACGAAATATTTACAAGCAAGTGACGCGCAAAGCCAAGCGCTGCGAGGAGCCGGACGAGCCGCCCCCGCCGCCTCGCCCCATGCTTAG GTTTTACTTAATTGGCGGAGGAATACCCACTATTGTTTGTGGCATCACGGCGGCGGCTAACATCAAGAATTACGGCAGCCAAATCAATGCGCCATA ctgCTGGATGGCGTGGGAGCCGAGCATCGGCGCTTTTTACGGCCCGACGGGTTTCATCGTCTTCGTGGACTGCATGTACTTCCTCAGTATCCTGCTTCAGCTGCGGCGCCACCCCGAGCGGCGCTACGAGTTCAAGGAGCTGGCCGACGAGCGGCAGCACCTGGCCGGTGAGGCCGCAACGGACAGCCCGCGCCGGCCCATCACGCCCGGCGCCCTTCCGCGAGCCGCCTCCCCGGGGGCGCTGGAGAACGAGCACACCTTTGGCGCTCAGCTCACGGGGGCGGCGGTGGCGTTGGGCTTGTACGCCAGCCTGTGGGTGTTTGGCGCCACGGCCGTGTCGCAGGACCACCCTTTTGATTTGGCCTTCACGTGCCTGTTTGGTGTGGCGGCGCTGGCCCTCGCCGCGTTCATGGTGGCGCACCACTGCGTCAACAGGCAGGACGTGCGGCGCTTTTGGTCGCAAGCCTGCTGCTCCGCCGGACGCGACTATTCCGCACAGGAGGACGCTCTTCTGCCGCAACCCGGCGTCGCCGCGGCATCCGCGGCCGGCTCGGCCAAGACGGACGCCGATTCCAACAAGGGCGCCCGCAGCAGCAGCGCCGACTCCTCCTGCACCAATAAGAGCGCGCCCAGCGTGCGCAACTCCGCCCACGGCAGCAAGCTGACCAATCTGCACGCAGAGGCTGCCCAGTGCAAGCCCCCCGTCGTCGCCCCCGTCgtcgccccccccaccgccCCGACGATGACCATTTTGGACAACAGCCTGACGGAGCATTCGGTGGACAATGAAATCAAAATGCACGTGGCGCCGGTGGACGTGCAGTTCCGCCCCGTGGAAAACAATCCGGCCTCCAACAGGCCCCACAAGAACCGATCACGCGCTCACCGGGCCAGCCGCCTGACTGTGTTGCGGGAGTACGCCTATGACGTTCCCACCAGCGTGGACGGCAGCGTCCAAAGCGCCTCCAGCCGGCGGCACCACTATTACGACATGGCGGCCCGCAACAGCCGGCGTGCCGCCTACATGGCTTACAGAGAACGCCACCGGAGCCAGCTGCAGAACGACAGCAGCGACAGCGCCAGCCTGCCGCGACACTCTCGCAAGACCGGCGGGGTGTCCGAGGCGGGGGCGGCGCTCACCGGCTCCAAAGACTCCGTCGAGCCGTTCGGGAGCGGCGAACTGGAAACCAAATCGTACGGACTCAACCTCATCACACAAAATGGAAGTGCgctcaaagaaaatgaacaagTGGTTCCACTAATAAGCACGGGCGAAAGCGCCCCCGCTATCAAAACTGGCTTGTGGAAGCATGAAACTACCGTGTAG